A genomic window from Silene latifolia isolate original U9 population chromosome 11, ASM4854445v1, whole genome shotgun sequence includes:
- the LOC141614249 gene encoding uncharacterized protein LOC141614249 yields MCRTNCRFFSARLDRELDVVENVDSPGALTELVNSFLVPKNINILYWNCRGIARPSFSTHLPYLINTYKPNIVILSETRVSSPNSLTIMRRLPFDSWEILDPVGSTGGIIILWNVRVAAITLVNKGTQIINMVVQVLSTNFVFLLSAIYPSPKFRNHASLWNELTTLSQKLNTPWNCIGDFNKVTCTADKLGGRGIKLNRVNIFNSTMDSCNLIDIGSYGPKFTWTIRRCINTIFERLDRVWFNHLWLDNFLNSHNYPLTCLSSDHCPIILKTSNLTSARPKTFKVKSF; encoded by the coding sequence ATGTGCAGAACAAACTGCAGGTTCTTCAGCGCCCGTCTAGATCGAGAACTCGACGTGGTGGAGAACGTGGACAGTCCGGGAGCTCTGACCGAGCTAGTTAATTCCTTCTTGGTACCAAAAAATATAAACATCCTCTACTGGAATTGTCGTGGTATTGCCAGGCCTTCTTTCTCTACCCACCTCCCTTACTTGATTAACACCTATAAGCCAAATATTGTCATCCTTTCTGAAACCAGAGTTTCTTCGCCTAATTCCCTGACCATCATGCGCCGTCTCCCTTTTGACTCCTGGGAGATCTTGGATCCAGTGGGTTCCACTGGCGGAATTATTATTTTATGGAATGTGAGGGTGGCTGCTATTACTCTTGTCAACAAGGGAACTCAAATTATTAATATGGTGGTCCAGGTACTTTCGACTAACTTTGTTTTCTTATTATCAGCTATTTATCCGAGTCCCAAATTTAGAAATCATGCTAGCCTTTGGAATGAACTTACTACCCTTTCTCAAAAACTTAATACTCCTTGGAATTGCATTGGTGACTTCAATAAGGTGACTTGTACTGCTGACAAGTTGGGTGGACGTGGCATTAAGCTAAACAGAGTCAATATTTTCAATTCAACCATGGATAGTTGTAACCTTATTGATATTGGGTCCTATGGGCCTAAGTTCACTTGGACCATTCGTCGTTGTATTAACACTATTTTTGAACGCCTCGACCGGGTTTGGTTTAATCATTTGTGGCTTGACAACTTCCTCAACTCTCACAACTACCCTCTTACCTGCCTCTCTTCCGACCATTGCCCTATCATCCTTAAGACTTCTAATCTCACTTCCGCCAGACCTAAGACCTTCAAAGTCAAATCCTTTTGA